The DNA sequence CCTCATCAGGCATCGGCACGTAATCGCTTTAGTGAACAAGTTCTTTTACGCCAAGAACATCTGCTAGCTATTTTCTTAGGGGCGTCCAAAACGATATTTACGTTTAAGCCTTCTCCCGAGCTTTTCATAAAGTGCCCGATCCTTTAAtgtcattttcaaaatcaaattgtCTTTTAATAATTATGCACGTCAAAAAAACACATAATTGATAACAAACAATCTGGTAATCGCCAAAAATAACCAAGAAAGCTATTCTATCAGTTGCCAAGTTCAATcataaatatttcttttacgAGTGCTAATAAAAATGGATAACCAAActgattttatttttcgaTTTATGGAGATGTATgcaaatatataaatatagGAATAATTTGGGTATTAAGTAGTTGGTAAACctcttttatttcctcTTTCTTATATTGtagaaataataaaccatagccaaaaaaaactaactAACTATTAAAATGTCTGCTACCTCCACTGCTACTTCCACCACTGCCTCTCAATTGCACTTGAACTCCACCCCAGTTACTCACTGCTTGTCTGACATCGTTAAGAAGGAGGACTGGTCTGACTTTAAGTTTGCTCCCATCCGCGAATCCACCGTCTCTCGTGCTATGACTTCTCGTTATTTTAAGGACCTTGACAAGTTTGCCGTTTCTGACGTTATTATTGTCGGTGCCGGCTCTTCAGGTTTATCCGCTGCCTACGTCATCGCCAAGAACAGGCCAGACTTAAAGGTATGTATTATCGAAAGTTCAGTTGCACCAGGTGGTGGTAGTTGGTTAGGTGGCCAATTGTTCAGTGCCATGGTTATGAGAAAACCAGCTCATTTGTTCTTACAAGAGTTGGAAATTCCTTACGAAGATGAAGGTGACTATGTTGTCGTTAAACACGCTGCTTTGTTCATCTCTACTGTCCTTTCAAAGGTTTTGCAACTACCAAATGTTAAATTATTCAACGCCACCTGTGTTGAAGATTTGGTTACCAGACCACCTACCCAAAAGGGCGAGGTCACCGTTGCAGGTGTTGTCACCAACTGGACATTAGTTACTCAAGCTCATGGTACCCAATGTTGCATGGACCCTAACGTTATTGAATTGGCTGGTTACAAAAATGACGGTACTCGTGATTTGAGCCAAAAACATGGTGTCATTTTATCCACTACTGGTCACGATGGTCCATTTGGCGCTTTCTGTGCTAAGAGAATTGTTGACATTGatcaaaaccaaaaattgGGTGGTATGAAGGGTCTAGACATGAATCATGCCGAACACGACGTTGTTATTCACTCTGGTGCATACTCTGGTGTTGACAACATGTACTTTGCTGGTATGGAGGTTGCTGAACTAGATGGATTAAACCGTATGGGTCCAACTTTCGGCGCTATGGCTTTGAGTGGTGTTCACGCTGCTGAACAAATCTTGAAACACTTTGCTGCTTAGGCTTTACATGAGGTATGCTTTTAAAGGtttatacatttttataCACGCTATGTACACAATTTTTGTTGATGATTTTAtcttattatttcttttctagaTTAGCTTAGGCCTGACAGATGCtgagtgaaaaaaatacaaggTGATGGAATAAGGTCTTTGATTATTCATGTAATGGGCAATTTTTTGCGTGCCTCAAAGTATCAATATTTAATACCAATATTatgtataaatattttatgTCGCTTCCAAGTCGGGTAACTGAATATGTCCTTTGGaaaacatgaaaaaaaaaagaactctgaaaatttttgagctaagctcatctcatctcaACGGCTGTAATCAGTAACGCATCATTTATTACATCGACGACGGGCATCAATAGAGATATTCAAAAAGCACACTATGGTTTTGAAGTCTACTTCTGCAAATGATGTTTCAGTGTATCAAGTTTCTGGTACAAACGTATCAAGATCGCTTCCTGACTGGATTGCGAAAAAGCGTAAAAGGCAATTGAAGAATGATTTAGAATATCAAAATAGAGTGGAACTAATTCAAGACTTTGAATTTAGCGAAGCCTCCAATAAGATTAAAGTGAGTAGAGACGGACAATATTGCATGGCTACCGGTACATACAAACCCCAAATCCATGTCTATGACTTTGCCAACTTATCACTGAAATTCGATAGACACACAGATGCTGAGAACGTTGATTTCACTATTATTTCTGACGACTGGACTAAAAGTGTACATTTGCAAAATGATAGAAGcattcaatttcaaaacaaaGGCGGTTTACATTACACAACAAGAATTCCCAAGTTCGGGAGAAGTTTGGTTTACAATAAGGTGAATTGTGATTTATACGTTGGTGCCAGCGGTAATGAGTTATACAGattgaatttggaaaaaggGAGATTTTTAAATCCATTTAAGTTGGATACTGAAGGTGTGAACCATGTTTCTATGAATGAAGTGAATGGATTATTAGCGGCAGGTACGGAAACCAATGTAGTGGAATTCTGGGATCCGAGGTCACGTTCTCGTGTTTCCAAGCTATATTTAGAGAATAATATCGACAACAGATCATTCCAGGTCACTACAACTAGTTTCCGTAACGATGGGTTAACCTTTGCTTGTGGTACATCGAATGGTTATTCATACCTCTATGACCTGCGTACTTCTGAACCTTCCATGATTAAAGACCAAGGTTATGGATTTGGcattaagaaaattatcTGGTTGGATGATGTCGGTACGGAAAATAAGATTGTTACATGTGACAAGAGAATTGCTAAGATATGGGATAGATTAGATGGTAAAGCATACGCTTCTATGGAGCCAAGTGTTGATATTAACGATATTGAACATGTACCAGGTACAGGTATGTTTTTCACTGCTAACGAAAGTATCCCCATGCATACATATTATATTCCAAGTTTAGGACCATCTCCGCGCTGGTGCTCATTCTTGGATTCTATTACAGAAGAATTAGAAGAGAAACCAAGTGACACTGTTTACTCCAACTACAGGTTTATTACTAGAGAGGATGTTAAGAAATTGAACTTAACGCATTTGGTTGGATCCAGCGTATTAAGAGCATACATGCATGGTTTCTTTATTAACACTGAACTTTACGATAAGGTTTCATTAATTGCTAATCCAGATGCCTACAAAGATGagagagaaagagaaattaGGCGtagaattgaaaaagaaagagaatcCAGGATTAGAAGTTCAGGAGCTGTCCAAAAACCTAAAGTTAAAGTCAACAAAACGCTGGTTGATAAATTGTCTCAAAAACGTGGTGATAAAGTTGCAGGAAAAGTTCTTACGGATGACCgtttcaaagaaatgttcgaggatgaagaatttcAGGTTGATGAAGACGATTATGATTTCAAACAATTGAATCCGGTCAAATCCATCAAAGAAACCGAAGAAGGTGCTGCTAAACGTATTAGAGCACTGACTGCTGCCGAAGAATCCGACGAAGAAAGAATCGCGATGAAGGATGGCAGAGGTCACTATGACTTCGAGGATGAAGAGTctgctgaagaagaagctgaTGATGAAACAAATCAGAAGTCAAATAGGGAAGAATTGAGTGAAAAGGATTTGAGGAGGAtagaaaagcaaaaggcACTAATAGAACGGaggaagaaggagaaggaGCAAAGCGAACAATTTATGAACGAAATGAAAGCTGGCAGTTCCACGGGTACGGAAAGAGACGAAAGTGCTCGCGTTACGTTTGGCGATAAAGTGGGCGAGTTGCTTGAGGTggaaaatggaaagaaatcgAATGACTCCATTTTACGTCGTAACCAACGCGGTGAAGCAGAACTTACTTTTATTCCTCAGagaaaaagtaaaaaggaCGGAAACTCTAAGCCCAGGCGTCATGATAGTTCATcggatgaagaagatgttgACGGAAATGCTAATAGGAAGGATAACGGTAGGTCGAAACCCAGATTCGacaacagaagaagagccAGCAAAAATGCGTTCCGTGGTATGTAGTTATATTAAAAGTTGATATTTTATTCATCCTTTCACTTCAAACTAAATTAATTTTGTGTATCGGATCAAGGCAGTAAAAAGCATGCGTGGTACTGTTCACGCTGTAGAATTCTTTCCCTAAATATTGAGggttttgtttttttttaatgcAGATGTACGtacatattttctttatcaaaacgATGTGTGGAGAactatgtatatatgtatatgtgtaggtttcttttttttttttttgagatgACTAGGAAAGTAatcgaaaaagaaaaaaataagcaTGAATCATGAGTGGGTTAAAGGCAAGTCGAGGAAAATACGAAGCAAGTGAAGGCCGTTTAACTAGAGGATAGTCTAAACCATAGGTTGTAGTTATTCTCAATGATTTGATCCGAGATCAAATGATCATCAATGATGTCGCTTGACCGTGGTAAATCGTTTTCGTAACCCAGATGTGCCTTTGAATGCAATTGGTAACCGGAATCAAGTCTAAGAGAATCGGTTAAGTTCAAATAATGTTCATTGTCGTCATATTCATCAACGCGAGTAGGATTCAACTCCTGTTTAGCGTTGACATTACCATCCTGAGGTAGCAGCAACGGCGAAATCAGTAAAGAATCCAGCTTCTCCAATTCGTCAAAGGGGATAGTTGAAGACGTTGGagatgaagataatgaGGTAGCCGGCTCGAAAAGGTTTGATGCAGTTAAATTTTTAGAATATGAAAGCGGAGGAGTGAGATCATGCGAATGAgaactttttgtttttttatgcAAATGGGATAATAATTTCTCATTAAGAGGGTTTGAATCTTTTAGCTTACAATCTTCGGAGCAATATAACTTATTTGATTGTGAACTGTTCCTGGTTTCGTTGCCTCTTTGGATCTTCCTGGTATTGttgtttgttttctgtGGAGACGTTGGAATGAGGCGATCACAGACGGTGCAGTAATCGTTAAATGCGGTACTCATTATATGATTGATATGCAAATCGGTAAAAAAATACCTGAAAGGAGTGGAGGTATAAGAATAAAGTAATTATTcctgaactttttttattagaaaaaaagtagatTCAGTAGTgcagtatattttttctgttctttctttgctttctcTGTTTTATAATTCTCACAAGTATTCTATTTTTAACTTCTTGGGACAACACTATATTTCTAACTCCTTTAAACAATTCAAAGACAGTTTACTCAATGGTGAACACCTTAGTCAATgaaaatgtatatatatatataaatgtcAAAGTGTAGATGTGAACGCATCCAAATTGCCCGAAACTCAAGAGAGAAAATTCTTACAATCGGGGTGTTGAAACAGAGAAGATCATTATTCCTTTAAATATAAGAATAACCACGTTTCAGGTCTCCAAGTTCCAGCTAGAGATCGTACAAAACAAGTGCCAATTTGGGAAAAAAGGGCGGCCTAattgtgaaaaaaaaagatgcCCAAATGAAAGAA is a window from the Saccharomyces paradoxus chromosome VII, complete sequence genome containing:
- the ECL1 gene encoding Ecl1p (similar to YGR146C), which translates into the protein MSTAFNDYCTVCDRLIPTSPQKTNNNTRKIQRGNETRNSSQSNKLYCSEDCKLKDSNPLNEKLLSHLHKKTKSSHSHDLTPPLSYSKNLTASNLFEPATSLSSSPTSSTIPFDELEKLDSLLISPLLLPQDGNVNAKQELNPTRVDEYDDNEHYLNLTDSLRLDSGYQLHSKAHLGYENDLPRSSDIIDDHLISDQIIENNYNLWFRLSSS
- the THI4 gene encoding thiamine thiazole synthase (Thiazole synthase~similar to YGR144W) translates to MSATSTATSTTASQLHLNSTPVTHCLSDIVKKEDWSDFKFAPIRESTVSRAMTSRYFKDLDKFAVSDVIIVGAGSSGLSAAYVIAKNRPDLKVCIIESSVAPGGGSWLGGQLFSAMVMRKPAHLFLQELEIPYEDEGDYVVVKHAALFISTVLSKVLQLPNVKLFNATCVEDLVTRPPTQKGEVTVAGVVTNWTLVTQAHGTQCCMDPNVIELAGYKNDGTRDLSQKHGVILSTTGHDGPFGAFCAKRIVDIDQNQKLGGMKGLDMNHAEHDVVIHSGAYSGVDNMYFAGMEVAELDGLNRMGPTFGAMALSGVHAAEQILKHFAA
- the ENP2 gene encoding ribosome biosynthesis protein ENP2 (Component of the SSU~similar to YGR145W); the encoded protein is MVLKSTSANDVSVYQVSGTNVSRSLPDWIAKKRKRQLKNDLEYQNRVELIQDFEFSEASNKIKVSRDGQYCMATGTYKPQIHVYDFANLSLKFDRHTDAENVDFTIISDDWTKSVHLQNDRSIQFQNKGGLHYTTRIPKFGRSLVYNKVNCDLYVGASGNELYRLNLEKGRFLNPFKLDTEGVNHVSMNEVNGLLAAGTETNVVEFWDPRSRSRVSKLYLENNIDNRSFQVTTTSFRNDGLTFACGTSNGYSYLYDLRTSEPSMIKDQGYGFGIKKIIWLDDVGTENKIVTCDKRIAKIWDRLDGKAYASMEPSVDINDIEHVPGTGMFFTANESIPMHTYYIPSLGPSPRWCSFLDSITEELEEKPSDTVYSNYRFITREDVKKLNLTHLVGSSVLRAYMHGFFINTELYDKVSLIANPDAYKDEREREIRRRIEKERESRIRSSGAVQKPKVKVNKTLVDKLSQKRGDKVAGKVLTDDRFKEMFEDEEFQVDEDDYDFKQLNPVKSIKETEEGAAKRIRALTAAEESDEERIAMKDGRGHYDFEDEESAEEEADDETNQKSNREELSEKDLRRIEKQKALIERRKKEKEQSEQFMNEMKAGSSTGTERDESARVTFGDKVGELLEVENGKKSNDSILRRNQRGEAELTFIPQRKSKKDGNSKPRRHDSSSDEEDVDGNANRKDNGRSKPRFDNRRRASKNAFRGM